The Streptomyces sp. P9-A4 genome contains a region encoding:
- a CDS encoding cytochrome ubiquinol oxidase subunit I: MDLALAPETLARWQFGITTVYHFLFVPLTISLAALTAGLQTAWVRTEKEKYLRATKFWGKLFLINIAMGVVTGIVQEFQFGMNWSDYSRFVGDIFGAPLAFEALIAFFFESTFIGLWIFGWDKLPKRIHLACIWMVSIGTVLSAYFILAANSWMQHPVGYRINEERGRAELTDFWHVLTQNTALTQFFHTMTAAFLVGGAFMVGISAFHLARKKHIPVMRTSLRLGLITLIIAGLGTAISGDLLGKVMFKQQPMKMAAAEALWDGEAPAPFSVFAYGDVEKGHNTVAIEIPGLLSFLANDDFSSYVPGINDVNKAEQEKYGPGDYRPNIPVAYWGFRWMIGFGMASLGIGVLGLWLTRKKFMLAPGMRTGEDEVPNLVLFKRKALSPRLGKWYWIIALWTMAFPLIANSWGWIFTEMGRQPWVVYGVLRTRDAVSPGVSQGEVLTSMIVFTALYAILAVIEVKLLVKYIKAGPPELTDDDLNPPTKIGGDSRDPDRPMAFSY, from the coding sequence GTGGACCTCGCTCTGGCGCCAGAGACCCTGGCGCGCTGGCAGTTCGGCATCACCACCGTCTACCACTTCCTCTTCGTCCCCCTGACGATCTCCCTCGCCGCGCTCACCGCCGGACTCCAGACCGCCTGGGTGCGGACGGAGAAGGAGAAGTACCTCAGGGCGACGAAGTTCTGGGGCAAGCTCTTCCTGATCAACATCGCCATGGGTGTCGTCACCGGCATCGTCCAGGAGTTCCAGTTCGGCATGAACTGGTCCGACTACTCCCGGTTCGTGGGTGACATCTTCGGAGCGCCGCTCGCCTTCGAGGCGCTCATCGCCTTCTTCTTCGAGTCGACCTTCATCGGTCTGTGGATCTTCGGCTGGGACAAGCTCCCGAAGCGGATCCACCTCGCCTGCATCTGGATGGTGTCGATCGGCACCGTCCTCTCCGCGTACTTCATCCTCGCGGCCAACTCCTGGATGCAGCACCCGGTGGGCTACCGCATCAACGAGGAGCGCGGCCGGGCCGAGCTCACCGACTTCTGGCACGTGCTCACCCAGAACACCGCCCTCACCCAGTTCTTCCACACGATGACGGCGGCCTTCCTGGTCGGCGGCGCGTTCATGGTCGGCATCTCCGCCTTCCACCTGGCACGCAAGAAGCACATCCCGGTGATGCGGACCTCGCTGCGGCTCGGCCTGATCACCCTGATCATCGCCGGCCTCGGCACCGCCATCAGCGGTGACCTGCTCGGCAAGGTCATGTTCAAGCAGCAGCCCATGAAGATGGCCGCCGCGGAGGCGCTCTGGGACGGCGAGGCGCCCGCACCCTTCTCGGTGTTCGCCTACGGCGACGTCGAGAAGGGCCACAACACGGTCGCCATCGAGATCCCCGGGCTGCTGTCCTTCCTCGCCAACGACGACTTCAGCTCGTACGTCCCGGGCATCAACGACGTCAACAAGGCCGAGCAGGAGAAGTACGGGCCCGGCGACTACCGGCCCAACATCCCCGTCGCGTACTGGGGATTCCGCTGGATGATCGGCTTCGGCATGGCCTCGCTGGGCATCGGTGTGCTCGGCCTCTGGCTGACCCGCAAGAAGTTCATGCTGGCTCCCGGGATGAGGACCGGTGAGGACGAGGTGCCGAACCTGGTCCTGTTCAAGCGGAAGGCACTCAGCCCCCGCCTGGGCAAGTGGTACTGGATCATCGCCCTCTGGACCATGGCGTTCCCGCTCATCGCCAACTCCTGGGGCTGGATCTTCACCGAGATGGGCCGCCAGCCCTGGGTCGTCTACGGCGTGCTGCGCACCCGGGACGCGGTCTCCCCCGGTGTCTCCCAGGGCGAGGTGCTCACCTCGATGATCGTCTTCACGGCGCTCTACGCGATCCTCGCCGTGATCGAGGTCAAGCTCCTCGTGAAGTACATCAAGGCGGGCCCGCCGGAGCTCACCGACGACGATCTCAACCCGCCCACCAAGATCGGCGGGGACTCTCGTGACCCCGACCGCCCGATGGCCTTCTCGTACTGA
- the cydB gene encoding cytochrome d ubiquinol oxidase subunit II, whose amino-acid sequence MELHDVWFVLIAVLWIGYFFLEGFDFGVGILTKLLARDRAEKRVLINTIGPVWDGNEVWLLTAGGATFAAFPEWYATLFSGFYLPLLIILVCLIVRGVAFEYRAKRAEENWQRNWEQAIFWTSLIPALLWGVAFGNIVRGVKIDGDMEYVGNFWDLLNPYALLGGLVTLTLFTFHGAVFASLKTVGDIRMRARALALKLGLVTAVLALGFLIWTQVDTGDSWSFAAMLVAAVALVGAIVAIKAGREGWSFALSGVTVAAAVAMLFLALFPDVMPSSLNPEWSLTVTNASSSPYTLKIMTWCAAIATPLVLLYQSWTYWVFRKRIGTQHIAESH is encoded by the coding sequence ATGGAACTCCACGACGTCTGGTTCGTACTCATCGCCGTCCTCTGGATCGGCTACTTCTTCCTGGAGGGATTCGACTTCGGGGTCGGCATCCTGACCAAGCTGCTCGCCCGCGACCGGGCCGAGAAGCGGGTCCTCATCAACACCATCGGGCCCGTCTGGGACGGCAATGAGGTCTGGCTGCTCACCGCCGGCGGCGCGACCTTCGCCGCCTTCCCCGAGTGGTACGCGACGCTCTTCTCCGGCTTCTACCTGCCGCTGCTGATCATCCTGGTCTGCCTGATCGTCCGGGGCGTCGCCTTCGAGTACCGGGCGAAGCGGGCCGAGGAGAACTGGCAGCGCAACTGGGAACAGGCCATCTTCTGGACCTCACTGATCCCCGCGCTCCTCTGGGGCGTGGCCTTCGGCAACATCGTCCGGGGCGTGAAGATCGACGGGGACATGGAGTACGTCGGCAACTTCTGGGACCTGCTCAACCCGTACGCGCTCCTCGGCGGCCTGGTCACGCTCACTCTCTTCACCTTCCACGGCGCGGTCTTCGCCTCGCTCAAGACGGTCGGTGACATCCGGATGCGGGCACGGGCGCTCGCGCTCAAGCTGGGCCTGGTCACGGCGGTGCTCGCGCTCGGCTTCCTGATCTGGACCCAGGTCGACACGGGTGACAGCTGGAGCTTCGCGGCCATGCTGGTCGCCGCGGTGGCCCTGGTCGGGGCGATCGTCGCGATCAAGGCCGGGCGTGAGGGCTGGTCGTTCGCGCTCTCGGGCGTCACTGTCGCCGCGGCCGTGGCGATGCTCTTCCTCGCGCTGTTCCCGGACGTCATGCCGTCTTCGCTCAACCCCGAGTGGAGTCTTACCGTGACGAACGCGTCGTCGAGCCCGTACACGCTCAAGATCATGACCTGGTGCGCGGCGATCGCGACCCCGTTGGTGCTGCTCTACCAGAGCTGGACCTACTGGGTGTTCCGCAAGCGGATCGGTACCCAGCACATCGCCGAGTCCCACTAG